The Melopsittacus undulatus isolate bMelUnd1 chromosome 24, bMelUnd1.mat.Z, whole genome shotgun sequence genome includes a window with the following:
- the SAE1 gene encoding SUMO-activating enzyme subunit 1 codes for MVEKEEGGPGGISEEEAAQYDRQIRLWGLEAQKRLRASRVLLVGMKGLGAEVAKNLILAGVKGLTMLDHQQVSQEDTRAQFLIPVGSLGRNRAEASLERAQNLNPMVDVKADAGNVDAKPEEFFRQFDAVCLTCCSRDVMVRINHICHKNSIKFFAGDVFGYHGYMFADLGDHEFVEEKPKVVPKASPAVEDGPDTKKARVDPSETTMVKKRLIFCPLKEALAVDWRGEKAAAALKRTAPDYFLLQVLLKFRTDKGRDPSPQSYAEDSKLLLQIRTDVLEALGVSTTLLPDDFISYCFSEMAPVCAVVGGILGQEVVKALSQRDPPHNNFFFFDGIKGNGIVECLGPP; via the exons ATggtggagaaggaggagggaggcccCGGCGGCATCAGCGAGGAGGAAGCGGCCCAGTATGACCGGCAGATCCGGCTCTGGGGGCTGGAGGCCCAGAAGAG GTTACGCGCATCCCGGGTGCTCCTGGTAGGGATGAAGGGGCTGGGAGCGGAGGTAGCCAAGAACCTCATCCTGGCTGGAGTCAAAGGCTTGACCATGCTGGACCATCAGCAG GTTTCCCAAGAGGACACCCGGGCTCAGTTCCTCATCCCAGTAGGATCCTTGGGCCGGAATCGTGCGGAAGCCTCCCTGGAGCGGGCCCAGAACCTCAACCCCATGGTGGATGTCAAAGCTGATGCTGGGAATGTGGATGCCAAACCTGAGGAATTCTTCAGGCAGTTTGATGCG GTCTGCCTGACCTGCTGCTCCCGGGATGTGATGGTGAGGATCAACCACATCTGCCACAAGAACAGCATCAAGTTCTTCGCTGGGGATGTCTTTGGTTACCATGGTTACATGTTTGCTGACCTGGGGGACCACGAGTTCGTGGA GGAAAAACCCAAAGTAGTGCCCAAAGCCAGCCCGGCTGTGGAGGATGGGCCAGACACCAAGAAAGCCAGAGTGGATCCTTCCGAGACCACCATGGTGAAGAAA CGCCTCATCTTCTGCCCACTGAAGGAGGCTCTGGCCGTGGATTGGAGAGGGGAGAAGGCAGCAGCGGCCCTGAAACGCACAGCTCCGGATTACTTCCTGCTCCAAG tgctgctgaaatTCCGGACGGATAAGGGCCGGGatccatccccccagagctaTGCTGAGGACtccaagctgctgctccagatCCGCACCGACGTACTGGAAGCACTGGGAGTCAGCACCACGCTGCTTCCCGACGACTTCATCAG TTACTGCTTCTCCGAGATGGCTCCGGTCTGCGCTGTGGTTGGAGGCATCCTGGGCCAGGAGGTGGTCAAG GCCCTATCCCAACGTGACCCCCCCCACAACAACTTCTTCTTCTTTGATGGCATCAAAGGCAATGGCATCGTGGAGTGTCTGGGCCCCCCCTGA